A genomic stretch from Haemophilus parainfluenzae ATCC 33392 includes:
- the rsmA gene encoding 16S rRNA (adenine(1518)-N(6)/adenine(1519)-N(6))-dimethyltransferase RsmA, which translates to MNSKKHLGHTARKRFGQNFLHDTSVIQGIVSAIHPQPNQFLVEIGPGLGALTEPVGELVDHLTVVELDRDLAERLRHHPFLHQRLTVIETDAMQFDFGELYTKENLAEKGQKLRVFGNLPYNISTPLMFHLFKYHDVIQDMHFMLQKEVVKRLCAGPNSKAYGRLTIMAQYFCQVMPVLEVPPSAFKPAPKVDSAVVRLIPHKELPHPVKDLYWLNRVCSQAFNQRRKTLRNALSTLFSAEDLTALGIDLNARAENLAIADYARLANWLADNPPENDENNLFESTEL; encoded by the coding sequence ATGAATTCAAAAAAACACTTAGGTCATACCGCCCGTAAACGCTTCGGACAAAACTTTTTACATGATACCTCCGTCATTCAAGGGATCGTGTCGGCAATTCACCCACAACCCAATCAATTCTTAGTAGAAATTGGCCCAGGGCTTGGTGCATTAACGGAGCCTGTTGGAGAGCTTGTCGATCATCTTACGGTGGTCGAGCTTGACCGAGATCTTGCCGAACGTTTACGTCATCATCCATTTTTACATCAAAGACTGACCGTTATTGAAACAGATGCGATGCAATTTGATTTTGGTGAGCTTTATACAAAAGAAAATTTAGCAGAAAAAGGCCAGAAATTACGTGTTTTTGGTAACTTACCTTACAACATCTCCACGCCATTAATGTTCCACTTGTTTAAGTATCACGATGTGATTCAAGACATGCACTTCATGCTACAAAAAGAAGTGGTAAAACGCTTATGCGCAGGCCCAAATAGCAAAGCTTACGGGCGTTTAACCATTATGGCGCAATATTTCTGCCAAGTGATGCCTGTACTTGAAGTGCCACCTTCAGCCTTCAAACCTGCACCGAAAGTAGATTCAGCTGTTGTTCGTTTAATTCCGCATAAAGAATTGCCACACCCAGTGAAAGATTTATATTGGTTGAATCGTGTTTGCTCCCAAGCGTTTAATCAACGTCGTAAAACACTGCGTAATGCGCTTTCAACATTATTTTCAGCCGAAGATCTGACCGCACTTGGTATTGATTTAAATGCACGCGCAGAAAATTTGGCTATCGCAGATTATGCGCGCTTAGCAAACTGGTTGGCGGATAATCCACCCGAAAATGATGAAAATAATCTTTTTGAATCAACTGAGCTATAA
- a CDS encoding glycosyltransferase family 4 protein has protein sequence MKKIKVGLIIDEFFGGAGTAYGGYGFLARRLIAKYIPNDLIQIDVLLGRSNKNRYFAEKIKVDDVYVYKLPKRKLFSKLWLKKQNYDIYLSIELTYDWVLKHELDINKKLILWIQDPRPAYEWDEINTVKLFPETSYYNQDIYDLVHSMYKQNRVKFISQGYFLNRKAKDLYSLDNDVSIQYLPNPIEIDNKFDFDKHNKKNNIIFLGRIESVKRGWLFCEIASKLPEYQFYVLGQTFRESDKNTKIINKYLNINNLHFVGHVDGIEKNNFIRDAKILVNTSIHEALPISFLEALSYGTVLVSNRNPEDLTSKFGIHIGDVLGDGFDKVELYVEAIQKLMKNDSIREEKAKAGMAYVKNIHNIADFKTNLRKVIIDTVKED, from the coding sequence ATGAAAAAAATAAAAGTTGGTTTGATTATAGATGAGTTTTTTGGCGGTGCTGGAACTGCTTATGGTGGATATGGGTTTCTGGCTCGCCGGCTTATTGCTAAGTATATTCCCAATGATCTGATTCAGATTGATGTATTATTGGGCCGTAGCAATAAAAATCGTTATTTTGCAGAAAAAATAAAAGTTGATGATGTTTACGTTTATAAGCTCCCTAAAAGAAAACTATTTTCTAAACTGTGGCTTAAAAAGCAAAATTACGATATTTACCTCTCGATTGAATTAACTTACGATTGGGTTCTAAAACATGAGTTAGATATAAATAAGAAACTTATTCTGTGGATTCAAGATCCAAGACCAGCTTACGAGTGGGATGAAATTAATACAGTTAAACTTTTTCCTGAAACATCTTATTATAATCAAGATATTTATGATCTTGTTCATTCTATGTATAAACAAAATCGAGTGAAATTTATTTCACAAGGGTATTTTTTAAATAGAAAGGCAAAAGATCTTTATTCTCTAGATAATGATGTTAGTATCCAATATTTACCTAATCCGATAGAAATAGATAATAAATTTGATTTTGATAAACATAATAAGAAAAATAATATCATTTTTCTTGGCCGTATTGAATCAGTAAAAAGAGGTTGGCTTTTCTGTGAAATTGCATCAAAGTTACCTGAATATCAATTTTATGTGTTAGGTCAAACCTTTCGGGAGTCTGATAAAAACACTAAAATTATAAATAAATATTTAAATATTAATAATTTACATTTTGTTGGGCATGTTGATGGTATAGAAAAAAATAATTTTATTCGAGATGCAAAAATCTTAGTGAACACATCAATTCATGAAGCACTCCCAATTTCTTTTTTAGAAGCACTTTCTTATGGAACCGTTCTTGTTAGTAACAGAAATCCTGAGGATTTAACCTCTAAATTTGGCATCCATATTGGTGATGTATTAGGAGATGGTTTTGACAAAGTTGAGCTTTATGTAGAAGCAATTCAAAAACTCATGAAAAATGATTCTATAAGAGAGGAAAAGGCTAAAGCTGGAATGGCTTATGTCAAAAATATTCATAATATAGCTGACTTCAAAACAAACCTTAGAAAGGTAATAATCGATACAGTTAAGGAAGACTAA